One stretch of Ooceraea biroi isolate clonal line C1 chromosome 4, Obir_v5.4, whole genome shotgun sequence DNA includes these proteins:
- the LOC105284608 gene encoding LOW QUALITY PROTEIN: THAP domain-containing protein 1 (The sequence of the model RefSeq protein was modified relative to this genomic sequence to represent the inferred CDS: substituted 1 base at 1 genomic stop codon) — protein sequence MPQCIIKQCKNRTVSRPVLERLNEERNLNISYHRFPKKEKIRQLWLDILELSAESVPVGGRICSAHFSEDAFDLSTGTRRLRPNTLPYKERTVADIVNDTVNDIASNEDIANENIQAPSSITSTIDTATSPIPGCSYFVDASTTVSPKRKFNSPEKSRLRKKLRETKNLYXKKIKVLQQKLRRKDSKIISLKGILNALKETNVLGAKEIQILRNIDNISTSSNEGTNSNISRPMPYVEINT from the exons ATGCCACAGTGCATCATAAAACAGTGCAAAAATCGCACTGTAAGCCGTCCAGTGTTAGAAAGACTAAACGAAGAAAGAAATCTGAATATATCATATCATCG atttccaaagaaggaaaaaataaGACAGTTATGGTTAGATATACTAGAACTATCTGCGGAGTCAGTTCCAGTTGGAGGAAGAATTTGTTCGGCACACTTCAGCGAAGATGCTTTTGATCTTTCAACTGGTACAAGAAGACTTCGACCAAATACATTACCATATAAAG AACGTACGGTTGCTGATATTGTAAATGATACTGTAAATGATATTGCATCAAATGAAgatattgcaaatgaaaatattcaagCACCAAGCTCTATAACTAGTACAATAGATACAGCCACATCTCCTATCCCTGGATGTAGTTACT tTGTGGATGCTTCAACAACCGTTTCTCCAAAgaggaaatttaattctccGGAGAAAAGTCGGCTGCGGAAAAAATTGCGAGAAACAAAGAacttgtattaaaaaaaaataaaagtattacaaCAGAAACTTCGCCGAAAGGATTCAAAAATTATCTCTTTAAAAGGAATTTTAAACGCACTGAAGGAAACAAATGTATTGGGAGCTAAAGAGATACAAATATTGCGAAACATAG ACAACATTTCAACATCCAGTAACGAAGGAACCAATAGTAATATTTCCAGACCCATGCCATATGTTGAAATTAATACGTAA